Proteins found in one Salinimonas lutimaris genomic segment:
- a CDS encoding DUF3413 domain-containing protein, whose amino-acid sequence MILAESPRRQRVTKLVNWGHWFALVNIAIALTIASVFIFASPLPDTVLGTAYLIANWLGHISFMTFFGFVIFVLPLCYLVNDPRTIKASASVIAAVGLALLAFDALLYNRTGFHISISSATLIKNEAQPMNQFTLQDWGFLGLLFIVWLGFQLILANAIWKRIARLQQHHIGTPVSSFFVLCFVSSHAIHVWADAQLYQPIIQQDNMFPLSYPATAKTTMSRYGLLDLARYEERKQLQFDPDIHKVRYPVNPVYCSVDKSKNLTLIVQTDAAPMPDLSAFDLRATDRYFSTASSMQGLVMTTLFGVPEIYEETLESKTPLMVALPAALGMPVSITTDEALPGSELEQFRTPKGEATRGLHIAFLTADEIGAYVNSDLLASHSVIIAGGFDPKAGDDEGTLYSNLPLQKGLSSTEDLAPTVLGALGCSAPIWYYATGQDLLAPKRNWFVSTSGEKVLVFQDNKRIEVLSNGSYEITDIETGHRSNEKLNVDLLSRAIKHLTRFSTAQ is encoded by the coding sequence ATGATTTTAGCTGAATCTCCCCGCCGTCAACGGGTGACAAAGTTAGTCAACTGGGGGCACTGGTTTGCACTGGTTAATATTGCCATTGCTCTGACAATCGCATCCGTGTTTATTTTTGCCTCTCCGCTGCCTGACACTGTGCTTGGCACAGCCTATCTGATTGCCAACTGGCTGGGTCATATTTCATTTATGACCTTTTTCGGGTTTGTCATCTTTGTGTTGCCGCTGTGCTATCTGGTTAATGACCCCAGGACAATAAAAGCATCGGCTTCGGTGATTGCCGCGGTGGGGCTGGCTCTGCTGGCATTTGATGCATTGTTGTATAATCGCACCGGTTTTCACATCAGTATCAGTTCTGCCACGCTGATCAAAAATGAAGCCCAGCCAATGAATCAGTTTACGTTGCAGGACTGGGGCTTTCTTGGGCTGTTGTTTATTGTCTGGCTGGGTTTTCAGCTTATTCTTGCCAATGCTATCTGGAAGCGGATTGCCCGCTTGCAGCAGCATCATATCGGCACGCCTGTCTCCAGCTTTTTTGTGTTGTGCTTTGTCTCCAGCCATGCCATTCATGTGTGGGCGGATGCACAGCTTTATCAGCCGATTATTCAGCAGGACAATATGTTTCCGTTGTCTTATCCGGCCACCGCAAAAACCACCATGTCCCGCTATGGTTTGCTTGATCTGGCCCGCTATGAAGAGCGCAAACAACTGCAGTTTGACCCGGACATTCACAAGGTCAGATACCCGGTTAACCCGGTTTACTGCTCGGTGGATAAAAGCAAAAATCTCACGCTGATTGTACAAACTGATGCCGCGCCCATGCCGGATTTATCAGCCTTTGATTTGCGTGCTACTGACCGCTATTTTTCTACCGCATCATCCATGCAGGGACTGGTCATGACGACTCTGTTCGGCGTGCCGGAAATTTACGAAGAAACACTGGAAAGCAAAACACCGCTGATGGTAGCGCTGCCTGCCGCGCTGGGCATGCCGGTCTCGATCACCACAGATGAAGCTTTACCCGGCAGTGAGCTGGAACAGTTTCGCACACCAAAGGGTGAAGCAACCCGCGGGCTGCATATTGCGTTTCTTACCGCAGATGAAATCGGCGCTTATGTGAACAGTGATTTACTGGCCTCACACAGTGTCATTATTGCCGGAGGCTTCGACCCGAAGGCGGGAGATGATGAAGGTACTTTGTACAGCAACCTGCCGCTGCAAAAAGGCCTGTCGAGTACTGAAGATCTGGCCCCGACCGTGCTTGGAGCTCTGGGCTGTTCTGCGCCCATCTGGTATTACGCCACCGGACAGGACCTGCTCGCTCCGAAACGTAACTGGTTTGTCAGTACATCGGGTGAAAAGGTACTGGTGTTTCAGGACAACAAGCGCATTGAGGTGTTGAGTAATGGCAGCTATGAAATTACTGACATTGAAACAGGCCACCGCAGCAATGAAAAGCTCAACGTTGACCTGTTAAGCCGGGCTATTAAGCACCTAACCCGGTTTTCAACCGCCCAATAA
- a CDS encoding M61 family metallopeptidase, with protein MTAVSSPSYHLALTSRSEHLFTVTLHIPACEQQRTVLTLPAWIPGSYMVRDFARNIISLQARAGNNALTVTKQDKQTWSFSAPGQAVTVTYTIFAFDLSVRSAYINDEFAFCNGTSVFLQVSGFEQQPHQVTIENPGLDNWITETTMPVSGSSYQCANYAELIDHPVFMGKAHTQSFVVDGVEFVMLLSGEAPVDIDRICEDLVPICQHHLDLFEKPYPVERYVFMTMLAENGFGGLEHRSSTALLYPRMDLPLPGDSKTRTDGYTTFLSLCSHELFHTWHVKRIKPDVMVNPDMGAEVFTNQLWIYEGFTSFYDDLTLARAGTITNQKYLEIVGQNLTRLMQNEGRKLQGAAESSFDAWTRFYKQDANSVNHIVSYYTKGGIIAMGLDLLLRRESGEQYNLDHLMRLLWQHYGKDESGTPDDVIHHLCQTHFDIDVSAYLEKVVYGTDDVDLTGWLDDIGVALHTRTKRNMADKGGTAPVSQPKHAFGANTKAATPGLSVLQVISGTPAQRAGLQIGDILLAIDGLIASESHFQRLLDAQDPARGTVPVSVIRDGRLLTLSMPVEPAVQDACYFTITDEKKFNSWLGKAE; from the coding sequence ATGACCGCAGTATCTTCCCCTTCTTATCATCTGGCACTGACTTCACGCAGTGAACACCTGTTTACCGTTACCCTGCACATTCCTGCCTGTGAGCAGCAACGTACGGTGTTAACCTTGCCTGCCTGGATTCCAGGCAGCTATATGGTGCGCGACTTTGCCCGCAATATTATCAGCCTGCAAGCCCGGGCCGGCAATAACGCACTCACGGTCACCAAGCAGGATAAGCAAACCTGGTCGTTCAGCGCGCCGGGTCAGGCGGTAACGGTCACCTACACCATTTTTGCCTTTGATTTGTCGGTACGCTCAGCATATATCAACGATGAATTTGCATTTTGTAACGGTACTTCAGTGTTTTTACAGGTCAGTGGATTTGAGCAGCAGCCCCATCAGGTCACCATCGAAAATCCCGGGCTGGACAACTGGATCACCGAAACGACAATGCCGGTCAGCGGCAGCAGCTATCAGTGTGCCAATTATGCTGAGCTGATTGACCATCCGGTGTTTATGGGTAAAGCCCACACGCAAAGCTTTGTGGTAGACGGGGTCGAGTTTGTCATGCTGCTTAGTGGCGAAGCGCCGGTGGATATTGACCGTATCTGTGAAGATCTGGTGCCCATCTGCCAGCATCACCTGGATCTGTTTGAAAAGCCCTATCCGGTTGAACGTTATGTATTTATGACTATGCTGGCTGAAAACGGCTTTGGCGGGCTTGAGCATCGCAGTTCCACTGCCCTGCTGTACCCGCGAATGGACCTGCCCCTGCCCGGCGACAGCAAAACCCGAACCGATGGGTACACGACCTTCCTGAGCCTGTGCAGTCATGAGCTGTTCCATACCTGGCATGTAAAGAGAATCAAGCCGGATGTGATGGTTAACCCAGACATGGGGGCTGAGGTCTTCACTAATCAGCTATGGATTTACGAAGGCTTTACCAGCTTCTATGATGATCTGACCCTGGCCCGTGCCGGCACCATCACCAATCAGAAATATCTGGAAATTGTGGGGCAAAACCTGACCCGTCTGATGCAAAACGAAGGGCGTAAACTGCAGGGCGCGGCAGAATCAAGTTTTGACGCATGGACCCGTTTTTACAAACAGGATGCCAACTCGGTAAACCATATAGTGAGCTATTACACCAAAGGCGGCATTATTGCGATGGGCCTGGATTTATTGCTGCGCCGGGAATCTGGTGAGCAATACAACCTTGATCATCTGATGCGCCTGTTGTGGCAGCACTATGGCAAAGATGAAAGCGGTACACCGGATGATGTCATTCACCATCTGTGTCAAACCCATTTTGATATTGATGTGTCGGCGTATCTGGAAAAAGTGGTCTATGGCACTGATGATGTGGATCTGACCGGCTGGCTGGATGACATTGGCGTGGCACTGCACACCCGAACCAAACGTAATATGGCAGATAAAGGCGGTACAGCGCCGGTCAGTCAGCCAAAACATGCGTTTGGGGCCAATACCAAGGCTGCCACTCCGGGCCTGTCGGTGTTGCAGGTGATAAGCGGAACACCCGCCCAGCGCGCTGGCTTACAAATAGGCGACATCCTGCTGGCCATCGACGGACTTATTGCCAGTGAAAGCCATTTTCAGCGTCTGCTGGATGCTCAGGACCCGGCCAGAGGCACCGTGCCTGTCAGTGTAATTCGCGATGGCCGGTTGCTAACACTGTCAATGCCGGTAGAGCCAGCGGTACAAGATGCCTGCTATTTCACCATCACTGATGAGAAAAAATTCAATAGCTGGCTGGGTAAAGCAGAATAA
- the mmsB gene encoding 3-hydroxyisobutyrate dehydrogenase, producing MNKIAFIGLGNMGGPMAANLLKHECPVTVFDLVPTAIDKACEQGARAAATARDAVMGADVIISMLPAAAHVKSLYLGDDGILDNIADNALVIDCSTIDAQTARDVGQTIEAAGKHFVDAPVSGGTAGAAAGTLTFIMGGSSEAVNMARPVLDKMGKNLFHAGPAGAGQVAKICNNMLLAVLMTGTSEALQLGMAHGLDPSVLSDIMKQSSGCNWTLEKYNPCPGVMEAVPSSNDYQGGFMVKLMNKDLGLAMDAAATSGSSTPMAALAQSLYRLHQGQGNQDRDFSSIFELFAAK from the coding sequence ATGAATAAGATCGCATTTATAGGATTGGGAAACATGGGCGGCCCGATGGCGGCCAACCTGCTTAAACATGAGTGTCCTGTTACCGTGTTTGATCTGGTACCTACTGCCATCGACAAAGCCTGCGAGCAGGGCGCACGTGCGGCGGCGACGGCCCGCGATGCAGTCATGGGCGCAGACGTGATTATCAGCATGTTGCCGGCCGCGGCCCATGTTAAATCCCTGTACCTGGGCGATGACGGCATTCTGGATAATATTGCCGACAACGCGCTGGTCATTGACTGCAGCACCATTGATGCCCAGACAGCCCGCGATGTGGGACAAACTATTGAGGCGGCCGGTAAGCATTTTGTGGATGCGCCTGTGTCTGGCGGCACCGCGGGCGCTGCAGCCGGTACGCTCACCTTTATTATGGGCGGCAGTAGCGAAGCGGTGAATATGGCCCGGCCGGTGCTTGATAAAATGGGCAAAAACCTGTTTCATGCCGGCCCGGCAGGCGCCGGACAAGTGGCTAAAATTTGCAACAATATGTTGCTGGCTGTGCTGATGACCGGCACCAGTGAAGCATTGCAGCTGGGCATGGCACATGGTCTGGACCCTTCGGTACTGAGCGATATTATGAAGCAAAGCTCGGGGTGTAACTGGACCCTGGAAAAATACAATCCGTGTCCCGGTGTCATGGAGGCTGTCCCCAGCTCGAATGATTATCAGGGCGGATTTATGGTTAAACTCATGAATAAAGATCTAGGTCTGGCTATGGACGCCGCCGCCACCAGTGGTTCTTCAACGCCCATGGCAGCGTTGGCACAAAGCCTGTACCGCCTGCATCAGGGGCAGGGCAATCAGGACCGTGATTTTTCCAGTATCTTTGAATTGTTTGCCGCCAAATAA
- a CDS encoding alpha/beta hydrolase-fold protein produces MLVRTYCYAVCLLLLVLCTRATAAASHTLQLNHQAFSTPLKFTVSLPDGYEKGGKHYPVLFDFHPRAHAYLSGIHDWLSHNGQWPWPETIIVTPDYHNPVGRLFDASGKTTPLLDFFSQQLFAELDKQYRTQPFRIISGFRKNGSVALAAMLRKPELFNAYIVTSPELADNFAGLQNALPGALSQLSSRPQSLFLAFSDSVKEQHQQADYQQLVATLKQHRPEQLELTVYDFRHKHTFMALPLITLVNSIEALFSDIYQGLPADSPISRQGAPAIISHYQFLSEQKYGFTVSPKKSIQNLANAQQQDTPEKSIRLYQVLQQMYPDDAYSYHNLAAAYAAAGDVKQAIIYQQQAVDRGQTQLDWHQKQFKQALATYLQQQEQAKMNPAQ; encoded by the coding sequence GTGCTGGTCCGAACCTATTGTTATGCTGTGTGCCTTCTGTTGTTGGTATTGTGTACCCGGGCCACTGCTGCTGCGTCACATACATTGCAACTTAATCATCAGGCATTCTCAACGCCGCTAAAGTTTACTGTCAGTCTTCCTGACGGATATGAAAAGGGCGGTAAACATTACCCGGTATTGTTTGATTTTCATCCCCGTGCTCATGCTTATCTGAGCGGCATTCATGACTGGCTGAGTCATAATGGGCAATGGCCATGGCCTGAAACCATTATTGTTACGCCTGATTACCATAATCCGGTTGGCCGCTTATTTGATGCATCGGGAAAAACCACACCGCTGCTGGACTTTTTCAGCCAGCAATTGTTTGCTGAGCTGGATAAACAGTATCGCACTCAGCCATTTCGGATTATTAGCGGTTTTCGTAAAAATGGCAGCGTAGCGTTAGCGGCTATGCTCAGAAAGCCGGAACTGTTCAATGCCTACATAGTGACCAGCCCTGAGCTGGCAGATAATTTTGCCGGTTTACAAAACGCACTGCCAGGCGCGCTGTCTCAGTTGTCATCGCGCCCTCAGTCGTTATTTCTGGCGTTTTCAGACAGCGTAAAAGAGCAGCATCAGCAAGCTGACTATCAGCAACTGGTAGCAACCTTAAAACAGCACCGCCCCGAACAGCTTGAACTGACCGTGTATGATTTTCGCCATAAACATACATTCATGGCGTTACCGTTAATAACACTGGTTAACAGTATTGAAGCGCTGTTTAGCGATATCTATCAGGGGTTGCCGGCTGACTCACCCATATCCCGGCAGGGTGCGCCCGCCATTATTTCTCACTATCAGTTCTTGTCTGAGCAAAAGTACGGCTTTACCGTCTCACCCAAAAAGTCAATTCAGAACCTTGCTAACGCTCAGCAACAGGACACGCCTGAAAAAAGTATCCGCTTATACCAAGTGTTGCAGCAAATGTATCCTGACGATGCGTACAGTTATCACAATCTGGCCGCCGCCTATGCGGCCGCTGGGGATGTGAAGCAGGCAATCATCTACCAGCAACAGGCGGTAGACAGGGGGCAAACACAGCTTGACTGGCATCAAAAACAATTTAAACAGGCACTGGCAACCTATCTGCAGCAACAGGAACAGGCAAAAATGAACCCCGCTCAATAG
- a CDS encoding 6-carboxytetrahydropterin synthase, with product MQLFVNDLTVMDFSFLCPQRGMVGESWIVDVILDGNLNDESMIQDFGKVKKNLKRLIDEYVDHKLLVPAEHSGSNINHLDHDEQVEVRFEQNDGKIIQLFCPAEAYAFVYSDTISMESVGNYLREVIATHLPENVDNIELKLRTEQILTPFYHYTHGLKKHDGNCQRIAHGHRSKVGIMIDGQACLESQQYWAQRWEDVYIITREDIIDYADRKAAGTVDNPQEYYCCAYESSQGYFELLIPRSRCEIVETDSTVECLAEFIYTEQKKRSGDSTLEIMAYEGVGKGAIVRDPV from the coding sequence ATGCAACTCTTTGTAAATGATCTGACAGTGATGGACTTTTCTTTTCTGTGCCCACAGCGAGGCATGGTAGGAGAAAGCTGGATTGTCGATGTGATCCTTGACGGTAATCTGAATGATGAAAGCATGATTCAGGACTTCGGCAAGGTAAAAAAGAATCTTAAACGTTTGATCGACGAATATGTTGATCACAAACTATTGGTGCCTGCTGAGCACAGCGGGTCAAATATTAATCATCTGGACCATGACGAACAGGTAGAAGTGCGGTTTGAGCAGAACGACGGCAAAATTATTCAGCTGTTTTGCCCGGCAGAAGCCTACGCCTTTGTCTACTCAGATACCATCTCTATGGAGTCGGTGGGCAATTATCTGCGTGAGGTGATCGCCACGCATTTGCCTGAGAATGTGGATAATATTGAGCTTAAGTTACGCACCGAGCAAATTCTGACGCCTTTTTATCACTATACTCACGGGCTGAAAAAACACGACGGTAACTGTCAGCGTATTGCCCACGGGCATCGCTCTAAAGTCGGTATTATGATTGACGGTCAGGCCTGTCTGGAAAGCCAGCAGTACTGGGCGCAGCGCTGGGAAGATGTATATATCATCACCCGCGAGGACATCATCGATTATGCCGATCGCAAAGCTGCCGGTACCGTGGACAATCCGCAGGAATATTATTGCTGTGCGTATGAGTCTTCTCAAGGGTACTTTGAATTGCTGATCCCCCGTTCCCGCTGCGAGATTGTTGAAACCGACTCTACCGTGGAATGTCTGGCTGAATTTATTTATACCGAGCAGAAAAAACGCTCCGGTGACAGCACCCTTGAAATTATGGCCTATGAAGGTGTGGGGAAAGGCGCCATAGTGCGGGACCCGGTTTGA
- a CDS encoding putative RNA methyltransferase: MWQCPICQHSLSHESGPWQCANGHSFDQAKSGYVNLLPVQNKKSRQPGDDKAMLQARRQFHQSGGYAPLMETLAQLITTHSAAEAPLIYEAGCGEGAYLGYLHDALPQARFAGNDIAKAGVEMAAKKFRFGQFVVASSYSLPLMADSVDVMLQVFAPGDVQEYQRVLTAGGLLITVDPGPDHLCELKQQVYREPQQHKAPPSLAPPFNLAREMPLRFTVDLHDDERRAGLLAMTPYVWKLPVDGQQAIAASLRQVTAEFVIRVWQVQV; the protein is encoded by the coding sequence ATGTGGCAGTGTCCAATTTGCCAGCATTCCCTCTCCCATGAATCCGGCCCCTGGCAGTGTGCCAACGGGCACAGTTTTGATCAGGCAAAAAGCGGTTATGTTAACCTGCTGCCGGTACAAAACAAAAAATCCCGCCAGCCCGGTGACGACAAAGCGATGCTACAGGCTCGTCGCCAGTTTCATCAAAGCGGTGGTTATGCGCCGTTGATGGAGACACTGGCACAACTTATTACCACTCACAGCGCTGCCGAAGCTCCGCTGATCTATGAAGCCGGATGTGGCGAAGGCGCTTATCTGGGGTATTTACATGATGCTCTGCCACAGGCCCGCTTTGCCGGTAACGATATTGCCAAGGCCGGGGTGGAAATGGCAGCCAAAAAATTCAGGTTTGGTCAGTTTGTGGTCGCCAGCTCATACAGCCTGCCGCTTATGGCAGACAGCGTGGATGTTATGCTGCAGGTATTTGCACCTGGCGATGTGCAGGAGTATCAGCGGGTGTTAACCGCTGGCGGACTGCTGATCACGGTGGATCCGGGACCGGACCATTTGTGTGAGCTTAAGCAGCAGGTGTACCGTGAGCCGCAGCAACACAAAGCCCCGCCATCTCTGGCCCCGCCATTTAATCTGGCCCGGGAAATGCCGCTGCGCTTTACCGTGGATTTGCATGATGATGAGCGTCGTGCTGGTTTGCTGGCGATGACACCGTACGTCTGGAAACTCCCGGTTGACGGACAACAGGCCATTGCGGCCAGTCTGCGACAGGTCACTGCCGAATTTGTTATCCGGGTCTGGCAGGTACAGGTATGA
- the gmhB gene encoding D-glycero-beta-D-manno-heptose 1,7-bisphosphate 7-phosphatase: MNQHHEQATRLLLLDRDGIINVDKGYVGRKADFEVMPGIIEVITEFANQGFLPVVVTNQSGIARGYYSEQDFAELTRWMQKLFSWHGLPHVPVYYCPHHPEKGQGEYRQQCQCRKPEPGMLRRAAHDLQADLSRSVMVGDSWRDMQAGARAGVKVLCYVSSEAAPETDETRYCKVYQEASVAQLLPLCQQIIGRLKTGLGA; the protein is encoded by the coding sequence ATGAATCAGCATCATGAACAGGCAACCCGTCTTTTACTGCTGGATCGTGACGGCATTATCAATGTAGATAAAGGCTATGTAGGGCGTAAGGCCGATTTTGAAGTGATGCCCGGCATCATTGAAGTCATCACCGAGTTTGCCAACCAGGGCTTTTTGCCGGTGGTAGTAACCAATCAGTCGGGGATTGCCCGGGGCTACTACAGTGAACAGGACTTTGCTGAGCTGACCCGCTGGATGCAAAAGCTATTCAGCTGGCACGGGCTTCCGCATGTGCCGGTGTATTACTGCCCCCACCACCCTGAAAAGGGGCAGGGCGAGTACCGTCAGCAGTGCCAGTGCCGTAAACCGGAGCCGGGTATGCTGCGCAGGGCAGCGCATGATTTACAGGCTGATTTGAGTCGTTCGGTGATGGTGGGTGACAGCTGGCGCGATATGCAGGCCGGGGCCCGGGCGGGCGTCAAAGTGCTGTGCTATGTCAGCAGTGAAGCGGCGCCTGAAACAGACGAAACCCGCTACTGCAAAGTATATCAGGAAGCCTCTGTGGCACAGCTGTTACCACTGTGCCAGCAGATTATTGGGCGGTTGAAAACCGGGTTAGGTGCTTAA
- a CDS encoding M23 family metallopeptidase — translation MSRLKSWLARAGSAVLVACSILGSTTLLSTLAQADTRQPLVLNGSLTQGSLIRAQLPAGSQVTLDDEPLELNSQGKFVFGFDRTAAPEHTLSWTLPDGSRGQRTLTLTQRRYQTQRIDGLNQKMVTPPKAVSERISRDAAAVAQARNINSDLDAIFTGFIWPADGPITGVYGSQRILNGKPSRPHFGVDVGAPTGTPVVAPVNGVVRLASDLYYSGNTLVIDHGMGVTTSYLHLNSMLVSAGDTVKQGQQIGTIGATGRATGAHLDWRINLQQLRLDPQLLVPER, via the coding sequence ATGAGTAGGCTGAAAAGCTGGCTGGCCCGCGCCGGTAGTGCGGTGCTTGTGGCTTGCTCGATTCTGGGTAGCACAACGCTGCTTAGCACTCTTGCGCAGGCTGATACCCGTCAGCCGCTGGTGTTAAATGGGAGCCTGACTCAGGGCAGTCTGATTCGTGCCCAGTTGCCTGCCGGCAGTCAGGTAACGCTGGATGACGAGCCACTGGAACTAAACAGCCAGGGGAAGTTTGTGTTTGGCTTTGACCGGACCGCTGCGCCTGAGCATACGCTGAGCTGGACATTACCTGATGGCAGCCGTGGACAGCGAACGCTGACCCTGACGCAACGTCGCTATCAGACCCAGCGTATTGATGGACTGAACCAGAAAATGGTCACGCCCCCAAAAGCGGTTAGTGAACGAATTTCCCGGGATGCCGCTGCTGTGGCCCAGGCTCGTAATATCAACAGCGATCTGGATGCGATCTTTACCGGCTTTATCTGGCCTGCTGATGGCCCTATCACCGGTGTGTATGGCAGTCAGCGCATTTTGAACGGCAAGCCCAGCCGTCCGCATTTTGGTGTGGATGTGGGAGCGCCTACCGGTACGCCGGTCGTGGCGCCGGTCAACGGGGTGGTGCGACTGGCCAGCGACCTGTACTACTCAGGCAATACCCTGGTGATTGACCACGGCATGGGCGTTACCACCAGTTATCTGCACCTTAACAGCATGCTGGTCAGCGCGGGCGACACGGTCAAACAGGGCCAGCAAATTGGCACCATCGGGGCAACCGGCCGGGCCACCGGCGCGCATCTGGACTGGCGGATTAATCTGCAACAACTGCGACTTGATCCGCAATTGCTGGTACCGGAACGCTAG
- a CDS encoding YejL family protein: MPQQSRYQNAEFEALMDKVIMTLEENQAGRDLSLMVLGNVITHIFETQVKPEDRQAMAEKFASVLVKSVKN; encoded by the coding sequence ATGCCCCAACAAAGCCGTTATCAAAACGCGGAATTCGAAGCGCTTATGGACAAAGTTATCATGACTTTAGAAGAAAACCAGGCTGGCAGGGATTTATCCCTGATGGTTCTGGGAAATGTGATAACCCATATTTTTGAAACTCAGGTTAAACCCGAAGACCGTCAGGCCATGGCTGAGAAGTTTGCCAGCGTGTTGGTTAAAAGTGTTAAAAACTAA
- the yejK gene encoding nucleoid-associated protein YejK — protein MSALIHHFVVHRLVVNEEEKIQAIPREKCLAVTPEIEHLAHQINHSFNSKPGKGVGHFVASAAGEEGEGGKDVSGFAEDLKNFMAAQNAAQDDLESRFHDLSLRSTNRLINALLDTGSVETGFLIFCQYEYLATQYLMVALLNTRAHVEVNNALELTSREHLDLAKMQLAVRMDLTQYEVQPEQQRYISFIKGRMGRKVSDFFMDFIGCEELVDVKQQNKQLISSVDAYLAGENLNREEQEQHRNEVKNYFKEKIDSGETVSVSELSSRLPGDDSSEKSFENFTAGLETPLEKDIQPDPAALRQLAKFSGAGAGVSISFERKHLGDRVIYDPATDTLTIKGVPPNLKDQLNRQSSQ, from the coding sequence ATGAGCGCACTTATTCACCATTTTGTTGTTCATCGTCTGGTGGTCAACGAAGAGGAAAAAATTCAGGCTATTCCCCGGGAAAAATGCCTGGCGGTTACCCCTGAAATAGAACACCTGGCTCACCAGATAAACCATAGTTTTAACAGCAAGCCGGGCAAAGGGGTCGGACACTTTGTGGCCAGTGCTGCCGGTGAAGAAGGCGAGGGCGGGAAAGATGTGTCGGGGTTTGCAGAAGACCTGAAAAACTTTATGGCCGCACAAAATGCCGCGCAGGATGATCTGGAGTCACGTTTTCATGACTTATCCCTACGGTCAACTAACCGCTTAATTAATGCTTTGCTTGATACCGGCAGTGTGGAAACGGGCTTTCTGATTTTCTGCCAGTATGAATATCTGGCAACCCAGTATCTGATGGTGGCGCTACTTAACACCCGGGCGCATGTGGAAGTCAATAATGCGCTGGAGCTGACCTCACGAGAGCACCTGGATCTGGCTAAAATGCAGCTGGCGGTGCGTATGGATTTAACCCAGTATGAAGTACAGCCTGAGCAGCAGCGGTATATCAGCTTTATTAAAGGGCGGATGGGCCGCAAAGTGTCAGACTTCTTTATGGACTTTATTGGTTGTGAAGAGCTGGTGGATGTGAAACAGCAAAATAAGCAGCTGATTTCGTCTGTGGATGCTTATCTGGCCGGTGAAAATCTGAACCGTGAAGAACAGGAGCAACACCGTAACGAAGTAAAAAACTACTTCAAGGAAAAAATCGACAGTGGCGAAACGGTATCGGTCAGCGAGTTGTCCAGCCGTCTGCCGGGTGATGACAGCAGTGAAAAAAGTTTTGAAAACTTTACTGCGGGGCTTGAGACACCGCTGGAAAAAGATATTCAGCCGGATCCGGCCGCATTGCGTCAACTGGCGAAATTCAGTGGCGCCGGCGCCGGAGTCAGCATCAGTTTTGAGCGCAAGCATCTGGGCGACCGGGTGATTTACGATCCGGCCACCGACACCCTGACCATCAAAGGGGTGCCGCCAAATCTGAAAGACCAGTTAAACCGACAGTCTTCGCAATAA